A window of Apium graveolens cultivar Ventura chromosome 8, ASM990537v1, whole genome shotgun sequence contains these coding sequences:
- the LOC141678491 gene encoding putative calcium-binding protein CML25: MNLSDKMSLKRWFTRKKKTTNSLPTPMVSRTTSLNSRAQIEEELEHVFKKFDVNGDGKISASELGSIMGSLGHVATEEELAGMIKEVDSDGDGFIDLREFIELNTKDIDSEEVLENLREAFSVFDIDKNGLITAEELQNVLESLGEKTTMSECQKMISGVDVNGDGMINFDEFKVMMTQGSRFFDAPKA, encoded by the coding sequence ATGAATTTATCAGACAAAATGAGCTTGAAACGTTGGTTCACCCGCAAGAAGAAGACTACAAATTCGCTTCCCACCCCGATGGTATCACGAACAACCTCGTTAAATTCTCGTGCACAAATCGAAGAGGAACTCGAACACGTGTTCAAGAAATTCGACGTAAATGGTGATGGCAAGATCTCAGCTTCCGAGCTAGGCTCAATAATGGGAAGTTTAGGCCATGTTGCCACGGAAGAAGAGCTGGCAGGTATGATCAAAGAGGTTGATTCGGATGGAGACGGGTTTATTGATTTACGAGAATTTATCGAGCTGAACACGAAAGATATTGATTCCGAGGAAGTGTTGGAGAATTTGAGAGAGGCGTTTTCGGTTTTTGATATTGATAAGAATGGTTTGATCACGGCTGAGGAGCTGCAAAATGTGTTGGAGAGTTTAGGAGAAAAAACTACAATGTCAGAGTGTCAGAAGATGATTAGCGGTGTCGATGTTAATGGCGATGGGATGATTAATTTCGACGAGTTTAAGGTTATGATGACGCAGGGATCGCGTTTCTTCGATGCACCTAAGGCTTGA